TTTTTTGTGCCTCTGCAATGGCGTGCAGGGTTAGGGTAGTTTTCCCTGAAGATTCCGGGCCGTAAATCTCGATTACCCTTCCCCTGGGATAGCCTCCTACACCGAGGGCTATGTCCAGACCAAGAGATCCCGAAGGTATGACCTCCACATCCGCAACTACAGTATCTCCCATCTTCATTACCGCCCCTTTACCGTAGGTTTTATCCAATTTATCCAGGGTTAATTTAAGGGCTTTCAACTTCGCTTCTTTCTCACTACTCATGTCTTCTGTATCTTTAATTAAAGGGTGACTAAATTACCACTTCTTTTTGCATATCACAATCACAAAAGCAACCTTTTTGATTTTTAACCATCTTGCTTTAAAACCTTAAGTAAATGTTGTTCACTTTACTGGTATTATCCTCTATGGAAAAGAAAATTTCCTTAAAGTGATCCCCAAGGGCTCTGTTAATCAGGGCCCTTTTTGTTTAATGGTACGGCAAATATTGTATTTTTGCCTTTTATTTTCATTCACCTTAATCACGGTATAGCATGCAACTGTACAATACATTAAGTGCGAAGGAAAGGGAAGTTCTCATCGAAAAAGCCGGGAAAGAACGGCTAACTATCTCCTTTTACAAATACGCACACATAGGCAATCCTGAAATTTTCAGAAATCACATGTTCCTTGCCTGGGATGCTCTTGAAGTGCTCGGCCGCATATATGTGGCGCACGAAGGGATCAATGCCCAGCTTTCGGTTCCCGCAGAGAATTTTGAAGCTTTTAAAACTCATTTGGACAGTATCAGTTTTTTAAAAGATGTTCGTTTGAACGTCGCTATTGAACAGGACGATAAATCCTTCCTCAAATTGAAGGTAAAAGTGCGAAGTAAGATTGTTGCTGACGGACTCAATGACTCCACATTTGATGTAACTGACAAAGGCATACACGTTGGTGCTGAAACCTTCAATGAACTCATCGATGATCCGGATACACTCCTGGTGGATATGCGCAATCACTACGAAAGTGAGATTGGACACTTTAAGAATGCAATCACTCCGGATGTGGATACATTCAGAGACTCTCTTGATATCATAGAGCAGGAATTATCTGAGTTTAAGGAAGATAAAAAACTGGTGATGTATTGCACAGGAGGCATACGTTGTGAGAAGGCCAGTGCTTATTACAAGCACAAGGGATTTAAAAATGTCTATCAATTGGAAGGTGGGATTATCGACTACGCCCGACAGGTTGAAGCAAAGGGTTTGGAAAATAAATTCCTGGGTAAAAACTTCGTGTTTGACCATCGCAGGGGAGAGCGTATTACAGAAGATGTAATTGCCCACTGCCACCAATGCGGAGAACCTTGTGACACCCATGTTAACTGTGCCAATGAAGCTTGTCACTTACTGTTTATCCAATGTGATACTTGTGGTGAGAAAATGGATCAATGCTGTTCAAAGCAATGCCAAGAAATACATGCTTTGCCTGAAGAGGAACAGAAAAAACTCAGGAGAGGAAAAACAGTGAGCAACAAGATATTCAAAAAGGGACGCTCTGAAGCTTTGCTGTATAAAAAGAGTCCGGAAACCGTTGTCAAACCCATTTTTACTTCACGTTAAAAAAGTAGTATCTTTACCTGTAAGATTTAATAATGAATCCTTTTTGGACAAAAACTAAGCAGTATTTTGTTCGAATCAAGATAAAAAATTATGGGTTGTAGCAGTTGTTCAACCGGAAAGGATGGACAACCTAGAGGATGCAAGAACAATGGTACTTGCGGTACAGATGGTTGTAATAAATTAACGGTTTTTGACTGGCTTTCAAACATGTCACTCCCCAATGGCGAAAAGCCATTTGACTGTGTTGAGGTCAGGTTTAAAAATAGCAGAAAGGAATTCTTCAGAGTTCCTGAAGATATATCTCTTTCTATTGGAGATATTGTGGCCACCCAGGCTAAATCGGGACATGATGTAGGCATGATTACCCTTGCCGGGGAACTCGTGCGTATTCAAATGAAAAAGAAAAAGGTAGCCAATGACGATCAACTTCCAAAGGTCTACCGAAAAGCGACTCAGAAGGACATAGACAAATGGCAGAAGTGCCGGGACAAAGAAGACGAGATCAAAAAGAGATCACGCGAAATGGCCATATTACTCCGATTACAAATGAAAATTTCAGATGTGGAATTTCAGGGAGACGGTTCAAAGGCTACTTTCTACTATACAGCAGACGAACGCGTAGATTTCAGACAATTGATCAAGGACATGGCCAAAGCCTTTGGCATCAGAATTGAAATGAGACAGATTGGGTATAGACAAGAAGCTCAACGTCTCGGGGGAATCGGTTCCTGCGGGAGGGAATTGTGCTGTTCAACCTGGTTGACGGATTTTAGATCGGTAAGCACTTCTGCGGCTCGCTATCAGCAATTGTCATTGAATCCTCAAAAGTTGGCCGGGCAATGTGGCAAATTAAAATGTTGTCTGAATTACGAATTAGATATGTATATGGATGCCTTAAAGGACTTTCCATCTCAGGACAGCAAACTTCACACAGAAAAAGGCACGGCATTTTGCCAGAAAACAGATATCTTCAAAGGACTGTTGTGGTTTTCATATAAAGACGATCCATCTCACTGGCATACGCTCACAAAAGATCAGGTACATGAGATAATCACCAAGAATAAGAAAAAAGAGAAAGTAGCCAGCCTGGAACTTTATGCAGTAGACAACCTGGAAAAGGAAACTACCCTTTTCGAGAATACAGTAGGTCAAGACAGCCTTACCCGTTTTGATCGTCCCAAGAATAAGAATAGAAGGAAGAAGAACAAAAAGAGAAGAAAACATATAAAACCTTCACAAAAAAATGGGTAGATCAAATGGGGTGCTCTTTCTGTTGGGATTGCTACTTCTTGGATGTGGCAAGAGTCCGGAGTATTCAGAATTCCAGTCACTTGAAAACGGGATCTGGACTAAGGACAGCGTCTTAGAATTTACAACTTCCGAACTGCAATCCGATCGAGTTTATCAAATGTATATCAACATCAGAAATGACAATAACTATCCCTACAGCAATTTATATTTGATTGCCGAGTTGGAATATCCCGGGGGGAAACCTATATCGATACTTTGGAGTACACCATGGCAGAAGCTGACGGGTCCTGGCTTGGAAAAGGATATGGAAGCATCAAAGAAAATAAACTTTGGTATAAGGAAAACATCAATTTTCCCGTTACAGGCGTATATACTGTAAGAATTGAACAGGCGATGAGAAAAATTGGCAATGTGGAGGGGATCAGTGCATTGCAAGGAATTACCGATGTTGGCCTGGAAATAGAAAGCAATTAATCTGATGGCAAAGACCAAAAAAAAATCTAATAAAACTTCATTCTTCCCTTTTATTAAATGGTTCTGGATTCTTTTTTTCAGTGGGATCCTGGCCGTTTTTCTCGTTTTTCTTCTAGCCGGTTGGGGTGCGTTTGGTGAAATGCCGACCTTCGAAAGACTCGAAAACCCGCAGACTAATCTGGCCACGGAAATCATCTCTTCTGATGGGGCTACCTTAGGAAAGTTTTACCTCGACGACAACAGAACCCCTGTTGCTTATGAGGACCTGCCCCCCAATTTGGTAAATGCGCTTGTAGCTACAGAAGACGCTCGGTATTATCAACATTCCGGTGTCGATGGAATAGGAACGTTGAGAGCCTTGGTTTTCCTCGGACAACGAGGTGGAGCCAGTACCATTTCACAACAATTGGCGAGACAACTTTTTGTAGGAGTTCGATCCAAAAATCTGTTTCAGGCAGTTACCCAGAAAATCAAGGAATGGGTTATTGCAACCCGATTGGAGCGAAATTATACCAAGCAGGAGATCATAGCGATGTATATGAATATCTATGACTTTGGTTACAACGCAGACGGAATACGGTCTGCATCTCGAATATATTTTGGCAAAGAACCCCGGGATTTAAAGACAGAAGAATCTGCCGTACTCGTTGGGATGTTAAAAAATTCTTCGCTCTACAATCCTATCAGAAGGGAGGAATTAGTTCTGGGCCGGAGAAACACGGTGCTTTCTCAAATGGAGAAGTACGACTATATAACAGAGCAGGAAAAAGATTCCCTGCAAGAGTTAAAAATGGACATTAATTTTAGTCCGGAATCTCACCGGGAAGGCCTGGCCACTTACTTCAGGATGTATTTACAGGGATACCTGAACGACTGGATTAAAAAGAACCCAAAACCGGTCACCCAGGAAGGTGAACGCGACACCTGGAATATTTACCTGGATGGTTTGAAGGTGTACACAACTATAGATTCGAGGATGCAAAAAAATGCGGAGCAAGCTGTATCAGAACATATGAAACGCCTGCAAGCCGAATTTTTCCATCAAAACACTCCTGAGCGGAATCCCACTACTCCTTTTCTCGATTTGGAGACAGAGGAAATCAACCGGATTCTGGAACGAGCGATGAAAACCTCGCAACGATGGCGCAAGATGAAAGCGGATGGCAAGAGCGAAAAGGAGATAAGAGATTCCTTCAAAGAGAAAACGGAAATGACTGTTTTCGACTGGAATAGTGATACTCAGGAAAAGGATACTGTAATGACCCCTCTGGATTCTATCCGGTATTACAAGACCATTTTAAGGACTGCGATGATGTCCATGGAGCCACAAACAGGACATGTTAAAGCCTGGGTTGGTGGGATTAATTACAAACACTTTCAATATGACAACGTAATACAGGGAGCAAGACAGGCAGGTTCTACCTTTAAACCTTTTGTGTATGCCGCTGCCATTGACCAATTGCGGATGTCACCCTGCGACCAGTTGCCTGACAGCCAATATTGTATCGAAGCAGGGAAACACGGTAATCCCGAGCCCTGGTGTCCTAAAAACTCAGATGGGAAATACTCGGGCGATATGTATACCTTGAAACGCGCTCTGGCCAACTCCGTGAATACCGTCACCGCACAATTGATCGATCAGGTCGGCCCTAAACCTGTGGTGTCCATTGTAAAAAATTTGGGCCTGAGCAGAGAGATTCTCGAAGTGCCGTCTATAGCCTTAGGTACTCCAGACTTTAATGTATACGAAATGGTTGGGGCCTACGGAACTTTTGCAAATCAGGGGGTGTATGTGAAGCCGGTAATGGTTACCAGAATTGAAGATAAAAATGGAACCGTGCTCTATGAATACGTCCCGGAGACCAAAGACGTTCTGAGTAAGGAGGTTTCTTATGCCATGATTAATTTGCTGGAGGGTGTTACTGAAGGCGGATCGGGAACCCGACTAAGGCATAATTTCAACAAGAATGAAACGGTCTACAAAGAGATAATCACGGGTTACCCCTATGAGTTTACAAACCCCATCGCAGGAAAAACCGGTACTACACAAAACCAAAGTGACGGATGGTTTATGGGGATGGTGCCCAATCTGGTCACAGGAGTATGGGTTGGAGGGGAAGAAAGGGCCACCCACTTTAAATCGATCACCTATGGGCAGGGAGCATCTATGGCTCTCCCAATATGGGGATTGTATATGAAAAAGAATTATGCTGATGAGGAACTGGGTGTGTCAAAAGAGGAGTTTGTGGCCCCTGAAAACATGTCTATCAATCTTGACTGTAATAAAGTCACTGAAGTAAACGAGGAGACAGACGACCTGGAAGACGACCTTGGCGATCTCGATTTTTAATTTTACAACCATAATGTATCCTTTATGATCCCGAAAAAAGTAAATGGTCCGAAAGAAGCACTGGAAGGGGTTAAAGATGGAATGAACTTGATGCTCGGAGGATTTGGTTTATGTGGTATTCCTGAAAACGCCATAGCTGAATTAGTGAAACTGGGCGTAAAAGACCTTACGTGTATCAGTAATAATGCCGGGGTTGATGACTTTGGTTTAGGACTGCTATTGCAAAAGCGCCAGGTTAAAAAGATGATCTCTTCCTATGTTGGAGAGAATGATGAATTTGAAAGGCAAATGCTCAGTGGAGAGCTTGAAGTTGAATTAACTCCACAGGGAACTCTCGCAGAAAAATGCAGGGCTGCACAGGCGGGTTTTCCTGCCGTTTACACTCCGGCAGGATTTGGAACAGAAGTGGCGCATGGGAAAGAAACCAGAGATTTTGGGGGTAAAATGTATGTATTGGAATACGCTTATGAAGCCGATTTCGCCTTTGTAAAGGCATGGAAGGGCGATGAAGCCGGAAACTTAATATTCAAAGGTACTGCCAGGAATTTTAATCCATGTATGTGTGGTGCCGCTAAAATTACTGTAGCTGAGGTGGAAGAACTCCTGCCCGCCGGCGCTCTTGATCCCAATGAGATCCATATTCCCGGAATATTTGTGCAGAGAATATTCCAGGGTGAAAAGTACGAAAAGAGAATAGAACAGAGAACCGTTAGATCACGAAGCTGATGCTTGACAAAAATGGAATAGCGAAAAGAATTGCCCGGGAAGTAAAAGACGGCTACTACGTTAATCTTGGAATCGGAATCCCTACCCTGGTAGCTAATTTTGTCAGGAGCGATATTAATGTAGAATTCCAAAGTGAAAATGGGGTATTGGGTATGGGTCCTTTTCCCTTCGAAGGGGAAGAGGACGCTGATATTATCAACGCCGGAAAACAGACTATTACAACCCTGCCTGGCGCCTCTTTTTTCGATTCTGCACTGAGTTTTGGTATGATACGGGGGAAACATGTTGACCTTACCATCCTCGGAGCTATGGAAGTAGCTGAAAACGGGGATATAGCCAATTGGAAGATTCCAGGTAAAATGGTTAAGGGAATGGGAGGGGCCATGGATCTGGTGGCTTCCGCGGAAAACATAATCGTGGCCATGATGCATACAAATAAGGCAGGAGAGTCGAAACTGCTTAAACGTTGTACACTTCCCTTGACAGGCGTAGGTTGTGTTAAAAAAATAGTGACGAATCTGGCCGTAATTGAAGTAATTCCCGATGGGTTTCAATTATTGGAAAGGGCTCCGGGAGTATCTGTGGAAGAAATTCAGAGGGCAACTGAGGGCAAACTACTTATCACAGGCGATATACCCGAAATGGCAGTATAAACCTTCAGTTTTCTCAGCTTACACAACTTTTATATCAAGTTTAACAACAATTATTACCCATTTTATGCGTTCTAATATTACTTTAGAAGCCTTTGGAAATGAAAGTCCCCAAACCTAATCGTAAACCTAAAAATCTATGGACACTCAAACAAATCAGGCTCCCTCTGACGAGAGGACTCAGGCCTACAGAAATGACTTCTACCATGGTATTTTACAGTTAGCAAAAAAGCTTTTTATGTTATAATACCTGATTAGAGGAATAAGAAAGGAGTAATACCGAAGGTGTTACTCCTTTTTTTATTAGTTTTCATGTCCTTACCATCAGATATGGAAATCCTTTTTAAACCTTGTTCTGATTCTGATTTGGATGATCTGTTCTGGATCTCCAGAGTGACTTTTCAAATTGCCTTTGAGGCACAAAATAATCCTGAAGATTTTGCGCACTACATTAATACAGCCCTTTCAAAAAAGACTCTGGCAACGGAGTTATCCAATCCGGAATGTAGATTCTATTTTGTCTATGTAAAGAATACTCTGGCAGGATTTTTTAAGCTCAATGACGGAAAAGCTCAAACAGATATTTTCGATAACAAGGCCCTGGAACTGGAACGCATCTACGTTTTAGAGGATTACCAAAACCTTGGAATAGGTAGAATGATTATTGAAGAAGCCCTGAAGATAGCTGGTGATGCCGGAAAAACATACATTTGGCTTGGGGTTTGGGAAGAGAACAACAAGGCCATCAAATTCTATGAGGACAACGGGTTTGTCAAATTCGGTAGGCACCCCTATTACATTGGCCAAGACAAACAGATGGATTGGTTAATGAAATTAGAATTGTCTACCTTGTAATTAAGATCATCATCTTATGAAAAAATTATTCTGTTCCTGCTTGCTAATTGTCCTTTTCACCTCCCTATCCGCCCAGCAAAGTACATACTTTCCCGAAAGAAACGCCACATGGGAAGTTAAATCCCCTAAAGATTTTAAATTCGATGATAATTCCCTTCAACAGGCTGTACAGTTTGCCAAGGAAAATGAATATTCCGGATCAAGGGATCTGCGTATCGCAATCTTAAAAGGATTTGAAAGGGAACCGTTTCACGAGATCTTGGGACCGACAAAAAAAAGAGGGGGACCGGCTGGAATGATACTTAAGAGTGGCTATTTGGTAGCTTCCTGGGGTGATGTGAAAAGAGTAGATATGACTTTTAGTGTTACTAAGAGTTTTTTGTCAACCGTTGCGGGTCTGGCCCTTGATTACGGTCTTATTAAGGATGTCTCCGATAAAGTATCCCAATACGTCTGGGACGGATCTTTCGACGGGGAACACAATTCAAAAATTAATTGGGAGCATCTGCTACAGCAAAATTCGGACTGGTCCGGGACCTTATGGGGTGGAAAGGATTGGGCAGACAGACCTCCACGAGAAGGAGGACTTGATGATTGGAAGTTCAGAAAACTCAATGAACCGGGCACGGTGATGGAGTATAACGATGTCCGTGTAAACCTTCTAGCATACAGTCTTACCCAGGTATGGAGAAAATCCTTGCCGGCTGTGCTCAAAGAAAACCTTATGGATAAAATTGGAGCCAGCACAACCTGGAGGTGGTTTGGCTATGAAAATGCCTG
This DNA window, taken from Muriicola soli, encodes the following:
- a CDS encoding rhodanese-related sulfurtransferase produces the protein MQLYNTLSAKEREVLIEKAGKERLTISFYKYAHIGNPEIFRNHMFLAWDALEVLGRIYVAHEGINAQLSVPAENFEAFKTHLDSISFLKDVRLNVAIEQDDKSFLKLKVKVRSKIVADGLNDSTFDVTDKGIHVGAETFNELIDDPDTLLVDMRNHYESEIGHFKNAITPDVDTFRDSLDIIEQELSEFKEDKKLVMYCTGGIRCEKASAYYKHKGFKNVYQLEGGIIDYARQVEAKGLENKFLGKNFVFDHRRGERITEDVIAHCHQCGEPCDTHVNCANEACHLLFIQCDTCGEKMDQCCSKQCQEIHALPEEEQKKLRRGKTVSNKIFKKGRSEALLYKKSPETVVKPIFTSR
- a CDS encoding PSP1 domain-containing protein → MGCSSCSTGKDGQPRGCKNNGTCGTDGCNKLTVFDWLSNMSLPNGEKPFDCVEVRFKNSRKEFFRVPEDISLSIGDIVATQAKSGHDVGMITLAGELVRIQMKKKKVANDDQLPKVYRKATQKDIDKWQKCRDKEDEIKKRSREMAILLRLQMKISDVEFQGDGSKATFYYTADERVDFRQLIKDMAKAFGIRIEMRQIGYRQEAQRLGGIGSCGRELCCSTWLTDFRSVSTSAARYQQLSLNPQKLAGQCGKLKCCLNYELDMYMDALKDFPSQDSKLHTEKGTAFCQKTDIFKGLLWFSYKDDPSHWHTLTKDQVHEIITKNKKKEKVASLELYAVDNLEKETTLFENTVGQDSLTRFDRPKNKNRRKKNKKRRKHIKPSQKNG
- a CDS encoding penicillin-binding protein 1A; the protein is MAKTKKKSNKTSFFPFIKWFWILFFSGILAVFLVFLLAGWGAFGEMPTFERLENPQTNLATEIISSDGATLGKFYLDDNRTPVAYEDLPPNLVNALVATEDARYYQHSGVDGIGTLRALVFLGQRGGASTISQQLARQLFVGVRSKNLFQAVTQKIKEWVIATRLERNYTKQEIIAMYMNIYDFGYNADGIRSASRIYFGKEPRDLKTEESAVLVGMLKNSSLYNPIRREELVLGRRNTVLSQMEKYDYITEQEKDSLQELKMDINFSPESHREGLATYFRMYLQGYLNDWIKKNPKPVTQEGERDTWNIYLDGLKVYTTIDSRMQKNAEQAVSEHMKRLQAEFFHQNTPERNPTTPFLDLETEEINRILERAMKTSQRWRKMKADGKSEKEIRDSFKEKTEMTVFDWNSDTQEKDTVMTPLDSIRYYKTILRTAMMSMEPQTGHVKAWVGGINYKHFQYDNVIQGARQAGSTFKPFVYAAAIDQLRMSPCDQLPDSQYCIEAGKHGNPEPWCPKNSDGKYSGDMYTLKRALANSVNTVTAQLIDQVGPKPVVSIVKNLGLSREILEVPSIALGTPDFNVYEMVGAYGTFANQGVYVKPVMVTRIEDKNGTVLYEYVPETKDVLSKEVSYAMINLLEGVTEGGSGTRLRHNFNKNETVYKEIITGYPYEFTNPIAGKTGTTQNQSDGWFMGMVPNLVTGVWVGGEERATHFKSITYGQGASMALPIWGLYMKKNYADEELGVSKEEFVAPENMSINLDCNKVTEVNEETDDLEDDLGDLDF
- a CDS encoding CoA transferase subunit A codes for the protein MIPKKVNGPKEALEGVKDGMNLMLGGFGLCGIPENAIAELVKLGVKDLTCISNNAGVDDFGLGLLLQKRQVKKMISSYVGENDEFERQMLSGELEVELTPQGTLAEKCRAAQAGFPAVYTPAGFGTEVAHGKETRDFGGKMYVLEYAYEADFAFVKAWKGDEAGNLIFKGTARNFNPCMCGAAKITVAEVEELLPAGALDPNEIHIPGIFVQRIFQGEKYEKRIEQRTVRSRS
- a CDS encoding CoA transferase subunit B, producing MLDKNGIAKRIAREVKDGYYVNLGIGIPTLVANFVRSDINVEFQSENGVLGMGPFPFEGEEDADIINAGKQTITTLPGASFFDSALSFGMIRGKHVDLTILGAMEVAENGDIANWKIPGKMVKGMGGAMDLVASAENIIVAMMHTNKAGESKLLKRCTLPLTGVGCVKKIVTNLAVIEVIPDGFQLLERAPGVSVEEIQRATEGKLLITGDIPEMAV
- a CDS encoding GNAT family N-acetyltransferase; translated protein: MSLPSDMEILFKPCSDSDLDDLFWISRVTFQIAFEAQNNPEDFAHYINTALSKKTLATELSNPECRFYFVYVKNTLAGFFKLNDGKAQTDIFDNKALELERIYVLEDYQNLGIGRMIIEEALKIAGDAGKTYIWLGVWEENNKAIKFYEDNGFVKFGRHPYYIGQDKQMDWLMKLELSTL
- a CDS encoding serine hydrolase domain-containing protein; protein product: MKKLFCSCLLIVLFTSLSAQQSTYFPERNATWEVKSPKDFKFDDNSLQQAVQFAKENEYSGSRDLRIAILKGFEREPFHEILGPTKKRGGPAGMILKSGYLVASWGDVKRVDMTFSVTKSFLSTVAGLALDYGLIKDVSDKVSQYVWDGSFDGEHNSKINWEHLLQQNSDWSGTLWGGKDWADRPPREGGLDDWKFRKLNEPGTVMEYNDVRVNLLAYSLTQVWRKSLPAVLKENLMDKIGASTTWRWFGYENAWTVIDGVEVKSVTGGGHSGGGIFINTEDMARFGLLFLNDGKWKGKELISKSWISKATTPSKPNPNYGYLWWLNTEGDDIWKAGPILCSTQPDSGVILLL